From one Gossypium hirsutum isolate 1008001.06 chromosome D08, Gossypium_hirsutum_v2.1, whole genome shotgun sequence genomic stretch:
- the LOC107962819 gene encoding uncharacterized protein isoform X2, which yields MQIFQWLFKVSREQGAQNTTIKDQEDKSKDIIPYKKKRRSKSKKFKPIIFLCNKDIAKACFYSTIYLRRVHSSHTTTPHQPPHNNSKSITKMKKNGLDVGHKSDSSKVIPLSEVAVSPSSMTNKINGDHHQCSNNKEKKDGGGNKPKTMSRMKELLRWAAPGKAERGGKLNQKVSKLRDSGGASKTTVSNSHGRRLSASESPKISFRWDHGSISRISMAASSMRNDEAEACNMISLNSTVIHGLNRCSSRRGNWITTDSEFVVLEL from the exons ATGCAG ATTTTTCAGTGGCTGTTTAAGGTTTCTCGTGAACAGGGAGCTCAGAATACTACTATTAAAG atcAAGAAGATAAATCTAAAGATATAATTCCatataagaagaaaagaagatcAAAGAGTAAGAAATTTAAACCAATTATATTTCTATGCAATAAAGACATTGCAAAAGCCTGCTTTTATAGTACTATCTATTTGAGAAGAGTCCACAGCTCTCATACCACCACACCTCATCAGCCTCCCCATAATAATTCCAAATCCATAACCAAGATGAAGAAAAACGGGTTAGATGTTGGTCACAAATCAGATTCCAGCAAAGTGATACCATTGAGTGAAGTTGCAGTGTCACCATCATCGATGACCAATAAGATCAATGGTGATCATCATCAATGTagcaacaacaaagaaaagaaagatggtgGTGGTAATAAGCCTAAAACCATGTCTCGAATGAAGGAGTTGTTGAGATGGGCTGCCCCTGGCAAAGCTGAGAGAGGAGGAAAGTTGAACCAAAag GTTTCGAAGTTAAGGGACAGTGGTGGGGCTTCGAAGACAACAGTATCAAACTCGCATGGTCGTCGACTCAGTGCCAGTGAATCACCGAAGATAAGTTTCAGATGGGATCATGGTTCCATTTCCAGGATTTCAATGGCTGCTTCTTCGATGAGAAACGATGAAGCAGAAGCTTGCAATATGATATCATTGAATTCAACTGTTATACATGGGTTGAATCGATGCTCTAGCAGGAGAGGAAACTGGATCACTACTGACTCTGAAT
- the LOC107962819 gene encoding uncharacterized protein isoform X1 has translation MQQIFQWLFKVSREQGAQNTTIKDQEDKSKDIIPYKKKRRSKSKKFKPIIFLCNKDIAKACFYSTIYLRRVHSSHTTTPHQPPHNNSKSITKMKKNGLDVGHKSDSSKVIPLSEVAVSPSSMTNKINGDHHQCSNNKEKKDGGGNKPKTMSRMKELLRWAAPGKAERGGKLNQKVSKLRDSGGASKTTVSNSHGRRLSASESPKISFRWDHGSISRISMAASSMRNDEAEACNMISLNSTVIHGLNRCSSRRGNWITTDSEFVVLEL, from the exons ATGCAG CAGATTTTTCAGTGGCTGTTTAAGGTTTCTCGTGAACAGGGAGCTCAGAATACTACTATTAAAG atcAAGAAGATAAATCTAAAGATATAATTCCatataagaagaaaagaagatcAAAGAGTAAGAAATTTAAACCAATTATATTTCTATGCAATAAAGACATTGCAAAAGCCTGCTTTTATAGTACTATCTATTTGAGAAGAGTCCACAGCTCTCATACCACCACACCTCATCAGCCTCCCCATAATAATTCCAAATCCATAACCAAGATGAAGAAAAACGGGTTAGATGTTGGTCACAAATCAGATTCCAGCAAAGTGATACCATTGAGTGAAGTTGCAGTGTCACCATCATCGATGACCAATAAGATCAATGGTGATCATCATCAATGTagcaacaacaaagaaaagaaagatggtgGTGGTAATAAGCCTAAAACCATGTCTCGAATGAAGGAGTTGTTGAGATGGGCTGCCCCTGGCAAAGCTGAGAGAGGAGGAAAGTTGAACCAAAag GTTTCGAAGTTAAGGGACAGTGGTGGGGCTTCGAAGACAACAGTATCAAACTCGCATGGTCGTCGACTCAGTGCCAGTGAATCACCGAAGATAAGTTTCAGATGGGATCATGGTTCCATTTCCAGGATTTCAATGGCTGCTTCTTCGATGAGAAACGATGAAGCAGAAGCTTGCAATATGATATCATTGAATTCAACTGTTATACATGGGTTGAATCGATGCTCTAGCAGGAGAGGAAACTGGATCACTACTGACTCTGAAT